In one window of Prevotella fusca JCM 17724 DNA:
- a CDS encoding enoyl-ACP reductase FabI — translation MSYNLLKGKRGIVFGALNEKSIAWKVAEKAVEEGATITLSNTPIAVRMGTVSALSEKLNCEVIPADATNVEDLENVFKRSMEVLGGKIDFVLHSIGMSPNVRKHRTYDDLDYKMLDSTLDISAVSFHKMIQSAKKLDAINEYGSILALSYVAAQRTFYGYNDMADAKALLESIGRSFGYIYGREKHVRINTISQSPTMTTAGSGVKGMDKLFDFADRMSPLGNASADECADYCIVMFSDLTRKVTMQNLYHDGGFSNVGMSLRAMATYEKGLDEYKDENGNIIYG, via the coding sequence ATGAGTTACAATTTATTAAAAGGTAAAAGAGGTATTGTTTTCGGAGCCCTCAACGAGAAGTCTATCGCATGGAAAGTTGCAGAAAAGGCAGTGGAGGAAGGTGCTACTATCACCTTGTCAAATACTCCAATCGCAGTGAGAATGGGTACTGTCAGTGCTCTGTCAGAGAAGCTGAACTGTGAGGTTATTCCTGCTGATGCGACCAATGTAGAGGATTTGGAGAACGTTTTTAAGCGTTCAATGGAAGTTCTGGGTGGCAAGATTGACTTCGTTCTGCACTCTATCGGTATGTCTCCGAACGTGCGCAAGCATCGTACATACGATGATCTGGACTACAAGATGCTTGACAGTACGCTTGATATTTCTGCTGTTTCATTCCACAAGATGATTCAGAGTGCCAAGAAACTTGATGCTATCAATGAATATGGTTCAATCCTTGCGCTCTCTTACGTAGCTGCTCAGCGTACCTTCTACGGTTACAACGATATGGCTGATGCTAAGGCATTGCTTGAGAGTATCGGTCGTAGCTTCGGTTATATTTACGGTCGTGAGAAGCATGTACGTATCAATACAATTTCTCAGTCACCTACGATGACAACTGCAGGTTCAGGTGTGAAGGGTATGGATAAGCTCTTCGACTTCGCTGACCGTATGTCTCCATTGGGCAACGCAAGTGCTGATGAGTGTGCTGACTATTGTATCGTAATGTTCTCTGACCTCACCCGTAAGGTGACAATGCAGAACCTCTACCACGATGGTGGTTTCTCAAATGTGGGTATGAGTCTCCGTGCTATGGCTACATACGAGAAGGGTCTCGATGAGTATAAGGACGAGAACGGTAATATTATCTACGGATAA
- a CDS encoding uroporphyrinogen-III synthase, producing MIKKILVSQPKPSSEKSPYYDIATDLGVELVFRPFFKVEGLSAKEFRQQKVNLLDYTAVVFTSRHAVDNYFNLAKEMRITIPEDMKYFCVIETIALYIQKYVQYRKRKVFFGNTGKIDSLIPTMVKHKTEKYLVPQSSVHTDSLTKLLDTNKLKHKECVMYRTVSNGLTDEEVKNFDYDMLVFFSPTGVKALKENIPDFKQGDIKIAAFGPATAKEVEAQGLKLDLQAPSQEYPSMTGALRAFLEKQKKNK from the coding sequence ATGATAAAAAAGATCTTGGTTTCACAACCAAAGCCGTCAAGCGAAAAGTCGCCCTACTATGATATAGCAACGGACTTAGGGGTGGAACTGGTATTCAGACCGTTTTTTAAAGTGGAAGGACTCTCAGCGAAAGAGTTCCGTCAGCAGAAAGTTAACCTGCTGGACTATACAGCTGTGGTGTTTACTTCCCGCCATGCCGTAGACAATTACTTTAATCTTGCCAAGGAAATGCGCATCACCATCCCAGAGGATATGAAGTATTTCTGTGTGATTGAAACGATTGCGCTCTACATCCAGAAGTATGTGCAGTATCGCAAGCGTAAGGTGTTCTTTGGAAATACAGGTAAGATAGACAGTCTTATCCCAACGATGGTCAAGCACAAGACTGAGAAGTATCTCGTTCCGCAGAGCTCTGTTCATACGGACTCGCTGACCAAGCTGTTGGATACAAACAAGCTCAAGCACAAGGAGTGTGTGATGTATCGTACGGTAAGTAACGGACTGACAGATGAGGAAGTGAAGAACTTTGATTATGATATGCTTGTGTTCTTCAGCCCTACAGGAGTGAAGGCCTTGAAGGAGAATATCCCTGACTTCAAACAAGGGGATATAAAGATAGCAGCCTTTGGTCCTGCTACTGCCAAGGAAGTTGAGGCGCAGGGATTGAAACTTGACCTGCAGGCTCCGTCTCAGGAGTATCCTTCCATGACGGGCGCACTGCGTGCTTTCTTGGAGAAACAGAAGAAGAATAAGTGA
- the metK gene encoding methionine adenosyltransferase — protein sequence MAYLFSSESVSEGHPDKVADQISDALLDQFLAYDEDARCAIETFNTTGQVVIMGEVRSKEYVDLQTIARKTINRIGYTKAEYQFDGNSCGILSAIHEQSDDINRGVDNGDADNQGAGDQGMMFGYACNETDSYMPVTLDLSHLIMSTLADIRREGKLMTYLRPDSKSQVTVEYSDDNIPQRIDTIVVSTQHDDFIQPADSSREAQLKADKEMVEQIYKDVLEILMPRVKAQITSEKVLALFNDNIKYLVNPTGKFVIGGPHGDTGLTGRKIIVDTYGGKGGHGGGAFSGKDSSKVDRSAAYAARYIAKNMVAAGVSDEILVQLAYAIGVAEPVSVYVNTYGRSHVKATDGEIAEQVKKLFDLRPKAIEKSLKLRQPMYLETAAYGHMGRKNEVVKKTFESRYHETKTVDVELFTWEKLDRVDEIKKTFGL from the coding sequence ATGGCATATTTGTTTTCATCGGAATCTGTATCTGAGGGACACCCAGATAAGGTTGCCGATCAGATAAGTGACGCATTACTCGACCAGTTTCTTGCATACGACGAGGATGCACGTTGCGCAATAGAAACCTTTAACACCACAGGACAGGTGGTGATTATGGGTGAGGTGAGGTCTAAGGAATATGTTGATCTTCAGACGATAGCCCGCAAGACCATCAACAGGATAGGCTATACAAAGGCTGAATACCAGTTTGATGGCAACAGCTGTGGTATTCTCTCTGCCATCCATGAGCAGAGTGATGACATCAACCGTGGTGTTGACAATGGTGATGCTGACAATCAGGGAGCCGGCGACCAGGGTATGATGTTCGGTTATGCCTGCAACGAGACAGACAGTTATATGCCTGTCACGCTCGACCTGTCGCATCTCATCATGAGCACATTGGCTGACATCCGCAGGGAGGGCAAGCTGATGACTTATCTCCGCCCGGACTCCAAGAGCCAGGTGACAGTGGAGTACAGCGATGACAATATCCCGCAGCGTATTGACACGATTGTCGTTTCTACACAGCATGACGACTTCATCCAGCCTGCTGACAGCTCACGTGAGGCACAGCTAAAGGCGGATAAGGAGATGGTGGAACAGATTTACAAGGATGTCCTTGAGATCCTGATGCCACGTGTGAAGGCACAGATTACGTCGGAGAAGGTGCTCGCACTGTTCAATGACAATATCAAGTATCTTGTCAATCCGACAGGTAAGTTTGTGATTGGCGGTCCTCATGGTGATACTGGTCTGACCGGTCGTAAGATTATCGTTGATACTTACGGCGGTAAGGGCGGTCACGGTGGTGGTGCCTTCTCGGGTAAGGATTCAAGTAAGGTAGACCGCTCTGCAGCCTATGCAGCACGCTACATTGCCAAGAACATGGTAGCGGCCGGTGTGAGTGATGAGATACTCGTACAGCTGGCTTACGCTATTGGTGTTGCCGAGCCTGTCAGCGTTTATGTGAATACCTACGGTCGTTCGCACGTAAAGGCTACTGATGGTGAAATTGCAGAACAGGTGAAGAAGCTGTTTGACCTTCGTCCGAAGGCTATCGAGAAATCGCTGAAGCTGCGACAGCCAATGTATCTGGAGACTGCTGCCTACGGTCACATGGGACGCAAGAATGAGGTTGTGAAGAAGACCTTTGAAAGTCGTTACCACGAGACAAAGACGGTTGATGTGGAACTTTTCACTTGGGAAAAGCTCGACCGTGTGGACGAAATCAAAAAGACATTCGGACTTTAA
- a CDS encoding DUF4271 domain-containing protein, translating to MPTTDSIARPSLLLKSTLAAGQKADADSVARAGQATDSSILLRPKKQKTFQLTDFKFAEEGYFKGNKYFKLGRGNGHADGVSGVLAPYAVSNDNTITALLLGCFVMAMVAFSVSHNFIERQIKSFFRISRSKDSMTETDTEVRFQIFLILQTSLLGSILYYFFAHDSGSGRLESDSQIGMIGCFFGIFAGYFLFKYVVYGFVNWVFFDRKNNGRWRRSWLFLSSLEGVLLFPAVLLLVYFSLSLNAALIYTLIVMLFIKMLAFYKGYTIFFKRIGASLQIILYFCALELMPLMVLWGVLLITDNYLIINF from the coding sequence ATGCCGACAACTGATTCCATTGCTCGCCCCTCCCTGCTGTTGAAATCAACATTGGCGGCAGGACAGAAGGCGGATGCTGATTCTGTGGCAAGGGCGGGTCAGGCTACTGACTCGTCTATCTTGTTGCGCCCCAAAAAGCAGAAGACGTTTCAGCTGACGGATTTCAAATTTGCAGAAGAAGGCTACTTCAAAGGAAACAAGTATTTCAAGCTGGGACGTGGAAACGGACATGCTGACGGCGTGTCGGGCGTTCTTGCCCCTTATGCCGTAAGCAATGACAATACGATTACGGCACTGCTCCTGGGCTGTTTCGTGATGGCGATGGTGGCATTCTCCGTGTCGCATAATTTCATTGAACGGCAGATAAAGAGCTTCTTCCGCATCAGCCGCAGCAAGGATTCGATGACGGAGACTGACACTGAGGTGCGTTTTCAGATTTTCCTGATACTGCAGACCTCCTTGCTGGGAAGTATTCTCTATTACTTCTTTGCGCATGACAGTGGAAGTGGCAGGCTTGAGAGCGATTCGCAGATTGGGATGATAGGATGCTTCTTTGGCATTTTCGCAGGCTATTTCCTGTTCAAGTATGTGGTCTATGGATTTGTCAACTGGGTGTTCTTTGATAGGAAAAATAACGGACGATGGAGGCGGTCTTGGCTCTTCCTTTCCTCGCTTGAGGGTGTACTGTTGTTCCCTGCCGTCCTGCTACTGGTTTATTTCTCTTTGTCGCTCAACGCAGCATTGATTTATACACTGATTGTCATGTTATTTATCAAAATGCTTGCTTTTTATAAGGGTTATACCATCTTTTTCAAAAGAATCGGTGCCAGTCTGCAAATAATTTTGTACTTTTGTGCGCTCGAATTGATGCCGTTGATGGTATTGTGGGGCGTTTTGTTGATTACAGATAACTATTTGATAATAAACTTTTAG
- a CDS encoding RNase H family protein, protein MAIDSHNTIQTGDSPPKSPSSSQTNTQSGFQPQQTGASPLSGGLRGAGAWAVDAACSGNPGPMEYQCVDLQTGARVFHFGPVMGTNNIGEFLAIVHALALMEKQGINDKVIYSDSYNAILWVNKKRCKTTFVRNAETEELHQIIARAEHWLQTHKVTTPIIKWETRQWGEIPADFGRK, encoded by the coding sequence ATGGCAATAGACTCACATAATACAATCCAAACAGGTGATTCTCCACCAAAGAGTCCATCAAGTTCTCAAACTAACACTCAGTCTGGCTTCCAACCACAGCAGACTGGGGCTTCCCCCCTTTCGGGAGGATTGAGGGGGGCTGGTGCTTGGGCTGTTGATGCCGCTTGTTCTGGCAACCCGGGACCGATGGAGTATCAATGTGTTGACCTGCAAACTGGTGCAAGAGTTTTCCATTTTGGTCCGGTTATGGGAACAAATAACATTGGTGAGTTCCTCGCCATTGTCCATGCTTTGGCACTGATGGAGAAGCAGGGAATAAACGATAAGGTTATTTACAGCGACTCCTATAATGCCATCTTATGGGTAAACAAAAAGCGTTGTAAGACTACTTTTGTCCGCAATGCAGAAACTGAAGAGCTCCATCAAATCATTGCACGTGCCGAACATTGGCTGCAGACGCATAAGGTAACGACACCTATTATAAAGTGGGAAACGAGGCAGTGGGGTGAGATACCTGCCGACTTCGGAAGGAAATAA
- a CDS encoding ribonuclease P protein component codes for MEKHEEKLRKGERLCSRRLIDILFGAGGSHAMTAFPLKAVYRLVESNSVSSASEDDVDESKVQVLVSVPKKHFKRAVKRNRVKRQVREAYRKHKSFVMLRVNEYADKQLLIAFIWLSDELADSVTVEQRVSNLLQRIGERI; via the coding sequence ATGGAAAAGCATGAAGAAAAACTGAGGAAAGGCGAACGTCTATGCAGCAGGAGACTCATAGACATACTCTTTGGTGCAGGTGGAAGTCATGCGATGACTGCGTTCCCTTTGAAGGCTGTTTACAGACTGGTTGAAAGCAATTCAGTCTCTTCAGCATCGGAAGATGATGTTGATGAGTCGAAAGTACAGGTGCTGGTCAGTGTTCCTAAGAAGCATTTCAAGCGTGCCGTGAAGCGTAACAGGGTGAAACGACAGGTGCGTGAGGCTTATCGAAAGCACAAGAGTTTTGTGATGCTTCGTGTGAACGAGTATGCAGACAAGCAGTTGCTGATTGCTTTTATATGGCTTTCAGATGAGTTGGCTGACTCTGTTACGGTAGAACAGCGGGTTTCTAATCTGCTTCAAAGAATAGGAGAACGTATCTGA
- a CDS encoding toxin-antitoxin system YwqK family antitoxin, translating to MKKNKMLLLLLLVLPLAGKAQIKKYIGKGANGQVKSIYYRNVQTGRQEGHWVDFDENGLIASERDYKDGYKDGKEVFYQNGDVELIIEYRKGKIDGKCIKYTVRKDAGKKPVLHCIANFRNGVEHGMMYIYDEHGKIIRRERYKDGALLADTFATQKGLVCIGYEVDPDGLSYIKSKKIIPFKSKTAGVSRTTSVRQDRKVAARPAVSKTPDRKGTPVRQQKKQSASPQDKSRLKVSKDGIIELE from the coding sequence ATGAAAAAGAACAAAATGTTGCTGCTCCTGCTGTTGGTTTTACCGCTTGCGGGGAAAGCACAGATTAAGAAGTATATTGGTAAGGGTGCGAATGGACAGGTTAAGTCTATCTATTATCGGAATGTCCAGACTGGCAGGCAGGAAGGGCATTGGGTTGATTTTGATGAAAACGGATTGATTGCATCGGAAAGAGATTATAAGGACGGGTATAAGGATGGTAAAGAGGTTTTTTACCAGAATGGGGACGTTGAATTGATTATTGAATACCGTAAGGGAAAAATAGATGGTAAGTGCATAAAATACACAGTGCGAAAAGATGCCGGCAAAAAGCCCGTTTTACATTGTATAGCTAATTTTCGTAATGGTGTCGAACACGGTATGATGTATATATATGATGAACATGGGAAGATAATCCGGAGAGAAAGGTATAAGGACGGAGCCTTGTTAGCTGATACGTTCGCCACGCAGAAAGGGCTTGTCTGTATTGGTTATGAAGTGGATCCGGACGGTCTTTCTTATATCAAGAGCAAAAAGATCATCCCGTTCAAGTCAAAGACTGCAGGGGTATCGCGCACTACATCTGTCAGACAGGACAGGAAGGTTGCTGCACGTCCGGCTGTCAGCAAGACGCCTGACCGCAAGGGGACGCCTGTCAGACAACAGAAGAAACAGTCAGCTTCGCCACAGGACAAGTCCCGTCTGAAAGTAAGCAAGGACGGAATTATTGAGCTTGAATAA
- a CDS encoding putative transporter produces the protein MDWFNALFSIPSALQAVVVLSLVCAVGLGLGKIRIAGISLGIAFVFFFGIAAGSLGLHVDEQMLNYCETFGLVIFVYTLGLSVGPNFFGSFRHEGTSFNLWSLGVILLGTVMAVVLSYAMKVPMSDMVGILCGATTNTPALGAAQQALQHVGESGGHAALATAVTYPLGVVGVIFAMIFIRKFFVKPSDLVVDSNADDDHTYIGQFVVLNPAVNGKTIAEIAQGTHRKFIISRIWRGNDVIVPMSTTVLHKNDNLFVATKRDEVPAMEILFGQIVKRDLNKEQIDWNHLDSEVESRVIVLSKGMLNGKRLGQLHLRDVYSVNVSRILRSDIKLLATQDLVLRYGDRLTLVGRPEAIDQAEKFLGNSVKTLNEPNLAVIFLGMLLGLALGTIPFSIPGMDSPIRLGIAGGPIIMGILAGAFGPRLHLIAYTTRSASLMLRKLGLSLYLACLGLDAGKGFLATVVRPEGLLWIGMGFALTVIPVIIVGMLALRTKKFDFGTICGILCGSMANPMALGYANDTVKGETSNISYATVYPLGMFIRVIIAQVLVMFFV, from the coding sequence ATGGACTGGTTCAACGCATTATTTTCCATCCCTTCTGCCCTGCAGGCAGTGGTTGTCCTCTCACTCGTGTGTGCAGTGGGACTGGGCTTAGGCAAAATCAGGATAGCAGGCATATCGCTTGGTATAGCCTTCGTGTTCTTCTTCGGTATTGCTGCAGGCAGCCTTGGACTGCATGTGGACGAACAGATGCTTAACTACTGTGAGACCTTCGGACTGGTTATCTTTGTCTATACGCTCGGACTGAGTGTAGGACCAAACTTCTTCGGTTCTTTCCGACATGAGGGGACATCGTTCAACCTCTGGTCACTGGGCGTCATCCTCCTGGGTACGGTAATGGCAGTGGTACTCTCCTATGCCATGAAAGTACCAATGTCCGACATGGTAGGTATTCTATGTGGTGCTACAACCAACACGCCGGCACTGGGTGCTGCCCAGCAGGCTTTGCAACATGTAGGTGAGAGCGGAGGGCATGCAGCACTGGCAACGGCCGTCACCTATCCCCTTGGTGTGGTAGGTGTTATCTTCGCTATGATATTTATCCGCAAGTTCTTTGTCAAACCGTCTGACCTGGTTGTGGATTCAAACGCAGATGATGACCATACTTATATCGGACAGTTTGTCGTCCTCAATCCTGCTGTCAACGGCAAGACGATAGCAGAGATAGCACAGGGGACGCATCGGAAGTTCATCATCTCACGTATATGGCGTGGTAACGATGTTATCGTTCCGATGAGTACAACGGTGCTGCACAAGAATGACAACCTGTTTGTAGCTACGAAACGGGATGAGGTTCCGGCAATGGAAATCCTCTTCGGGCAGATAGTAAAGCGTGATTTGAACAAAGAACAGATTGACTGGAACCACCTCGATTCAGAGGTGGAGAGCCGTGTCATCGTGCTGTCAAAGGGCATGCTGAACGGCAAACGGCTCGGACAACTGCATCTGCGAGATGTTTACAGCGTCAATGTGAGCCGTATCCTGCGCAGTGACATCAAACTGCTTGCCACACAGGACCTCGTCCTGCGCTATGGTGACCGCCTCACATTAGTGGGCCGTCCGGAAGCAATTGACCAGGCAGAGAAGTTCCTGGGCAACTCCGTGAAGACCCTCAACGAGCCCAATCTCGCTGTAATCTTCCTCGGCATGCTCCTCGGTCTGGCACTGGGAACTATCCCATTCTCTATCCCGGGGATGGATTCTCCTATCCGCCTGGGCATCGCCGGCGGTCCTATCATCATGGGAATCCTTGCCGGTGCCTTTGGTCCTCGCCTGCACCTCATTGCCTATACGACGCGCAGTGCTTCGCTTATGCTGCGGAAACTGGGTCTTTCACTTTATCTGGCGTGCCTCGGGCTGGATGCAGGTAAAGGCTTCCTTGCCACAGTTGTGCGCCCTGAAGGCTTACTGTGGATAGGTATGGGCTTTGCCCTTACGGTCATTCCTGTTATTATTGTGGGGATGCTCGCACTGCGTACAAAGAAGTTCGACTTTGGTACTATCTGCGGTATTCTTTGCGGCTCAATGGCTAATCCAATGGCATTAGGCTATGCAAACGACACGGTGAAGGGTGAGACGAGCAACATCAGTTACGCTACGGTCTATCCTTTGGGTATGTTCATACGGGTCATCATAGCCCAGGTGCTGGTGATGTTCTTTGTCTGA
- the argS gene encoding arginine--tRNA ligase has translation MKIEEQITVAALAAVKELYGTEVPEKMIQLQKTRSDFEGNLTLVTFPLLKTSHKKPEDTAQDLGEYLKKNCKAVADFNVVKGFLNLVIAQSAWTGLLNDINADEKFGEKRVTDESPLVMIEYSSPNTNKPLHLGHVRNNLLGWSLAQIMEANGNKVVKTNIVNDRGIHICKSMLAWQKWGNGITPEQAGKKGDHLIGDFYVLFDKHFKEECKQLQEQYEKEGMTADEAKAKAEHEAPLMKEAHDMLVKWEANDPEIRGLWEMMNNWVYAGFDETYKAMGVGFDKIYYESSTYLAGKKKVEEGLEKGLFIRKEDNSVWADLTDEGLDQKLLLRKDGTSVYMTQDIGTAEMRFNDYPIDKMIYVVGNEQNYHFQVLSILLDRLGFKWGKDLVHFSYGMVELPNGKMKSREGTVVDADDLVASMIENAKSLSEDKVNKLEGITDEEKNEIARIVGMGALKYFILKVDARKNMLFNPEESIDFNGNTGPFIQYTYARIRSILRKAEAQNITLPASLNDDAPLNDKEIALIQKLNDFGAAVAQAGIDYSPSGIANYCYELTKEFNQFYHDYSILNADTEAEKITRLVIAKNVAKVIKNGMALLGIEVPERM, from the coding sequence ATGAAGATAGAAGAGCAAATTACCGTTGCTGCACTCGCAGCTGTCAAGGAATTGTACGGAACAGAAGTTCCTGAAAAGATGATTCAGCTGCAGAAGACACGCAGCGACTTCGAGGGTAACCTCACACTCGTCACCTTCCCACTGCTGAAGACTTCACACAAGAAGCCTGAAGATACCGCACAGGACTTAGGCGAATACCTGAAGAAGAACTGCAAGGCTGTGGCTGACTTCAACGTCGTAAAGGGCTTCCTCAACCTCGTTATTGCACAGTCTGCATGGACAGGACTGTTGAATGACATCAATGCTGACGAGAAGTTTGGCGAGAAGCGTGTGACAGATGAGAGTCCGCTGGTGATGATTGAATACTCTTCACCTAACACCAACAAGCCACTTCACCTCGGTCACGTTCGTAACAACCTCCTTGGTTGGTCATTGGCACAGATTATGGAGGCCAACGGCAACAAGGTGGTAAAGACGAATATCGTTAATGACCGTGGTATTCACATCTGTAAGTCAATGCTGGCTTGGCAGAAGTGGGGCAATGGTATCACACCAGAGCAGGCTGGCAAGAAGGGCGACCACTTGATTGGTGACTTCTATGTTCTCTTCGACAAGCACTTCAAAGAGGAGTGCAAGCAACTTCAGGAGCAGTATGAGAAAGAGGGTATGACAGCCGATGAGGCAAAAGCAAAGGCTGAACACGAAGCTCCACTGATGAAGGAAGCACACGACATGCTCGTGAAGTGGGAAGCTAACGACCCTGAAATTCGCGGCTTGTGGGAAATGATGAACAACTGGGTATATGCCGGTTTTGATGAGACTTACAAGGCGATGGGCGTTGGCTTCGATAAGATTTACTACGAATCAAGCACTTATCTCGCTGGAAAGAAGAAGGTGGAAGAAGGTCTTGAGAAGGGTCTCTTCATCCGTAAGGAAGACAACTCCGTATGGGCTGACCTCACGGATGAGGGCTTGGACCAGAAACTTCTTTTGCGTAAGGACGGTACATCGGTTTATATGACACAGGATATTGGTACTGCAGAGATGCGTTTCAATGACTACCCTATCGACAAGATGATTTATGTTGTTGGCAATGAGCAGAACTACCACTTCCAGGTTCTCTCTATCCTCTTGGATCGTTTAGGCTTCAAGTGGGGTAAGGACCTTGTACACTTCTCATACGGTATGGTTGAATTGCCAAACGGTAAGATGAAGAGTCGTGAGGGAACAGTTGTCGATGCAGACGACCTTGTTGCTTCAATGATTGAGAATGCGAAGAGTCTTAGTGAGGATAAGGTGAACAAACTGGAAGGTATCACTGACGAAGAGAAGAACGAGATTGCACGTATCGTGGGTATGGGTGCCTTGAAGTACTTCATCCTTAAGGTCGATGCACGCAAGAATATGCTCTTTAACCCAGAGGAGTCTATCGACTTCAATGGTAATACAGGACCATTCATCCAGTACACCTACGCACGTATCCGCAGTATTCTCCGTAAAGCTGAGGCACAGAATATCACCTTACCTGCATCACTTAACGACGATGCTCCACTGAACGACAAGGAGATTGCACTCATCCAGAAGCTCAACGACTTCGGTGCTGCTGTCGCTCAGGCTGGTATTGACTATAGCCCAAGTGGCATTGCAAACTACTGCTACGAGCTGACAAAGGAATTCAATCAGTTCTATCATGACTACAGCATTCTCAATGCTGATACCGAAGCTGAGAAGATTACCCGCCTTGTGATTGCGAAGAACGTGGCAAAGGTCATCAAGAACGGTATGGCATTGCTCGGTATTGAAGTGCCTGAGAGGATGTAA
- a CDS encoding ABC transporter ATP-binding protein produces the protein MIISISHLSVGYSPSLPVISDINIEVKSGQLTCLIGENGIGKSTLLKTLAGFLPKMGGDLLLDNRDIHSFSQRELARQVSIVLTQKPDVQNLTTEEIIGLGRSPYTGFFGRLRADDRAVVDDAITAVGIEKLRGRMIQTLSDGERQKVMIAKALAQQTPVILLDEPTAFLDFPSKAETFQSLRRMAHERDKLILLSTHDLELAVRFADCLLEVKDNALQTVSAADVKAEMRAILDR, from the coding sequence ATGATTATCAGTATTTCCCATCTGTCCGTAGGCTATTCGCCTTCCCTGCCGGTCATCTCCGACATCAATATCGAGGTGAAGAGTGGGCAGCTGACGTGCCTGATTGGGGAAAACGGCATCGGAAAATCAACGCTCCTGAAGACACTTGCAGGCTTTCTTCCGAAGATGGGAGGCGACCTGTTGCTGGACAACCGTGACATACATTCGTTCTCACAGCGGGAACTGGCACGGCAGGTGAGCATTGTCCTGACACAGAAACCCGATGTACAGAACCTTACGACAGAAGAGATAATAGGACTGGGACGCTCACCTTACACAGGCTTCTTCGGTAGGTTGCGTGCCGATGACCGTGCGGTTGTCGATGATGCCATCACTGCCGTGGGAATTGAAAAGCTCCGGGGAAGGATGATTCAGACACTCTCTGACGGTGAACGGCAGAAGGTGATGATTGCCAAAGCACTTGCCCAGCAGACGCCGGTCATACTCCTTGACGAGCCGACTGCCTTTCTTGACTTCCCGTCCAAGGCTGAAACCTTCCAGTCTTTACGGCGTATGGCACACGAACGTGACAAGCTCATCCTCCTTTCAACCCACGATTTAGAGCTTGCAGTGCGCTTTGCTGATTGTCTGCTGGAGGTGAAGGATAACGCCTTGCAGACAGTGTCAGCAGCCGATGTCAAGGCTGAAATGCGTGCTATTCTTGATCGTTGA
- a CDS encoding pyridoxamine kinase produces MSKKHILLINDIAGYGKVATAAMLPILSYLGHPVYNLPTALVSNTLDYGKFNILETTDYIKGVFPVWKELGFSFDAIATGFIASERQAKLVADYCREQAERGTTIFVDPIMGDEGKLYNGVTPATINSMREMISVADLTFPNYTEACYLTDSTFNEAGVSNERAKALLNGLRSIGTKSALITSILIDGTPSVAGYNHKTDSYFTLPYTEIPFHFPGTGDIFSAILIGHLLDDDLLVPSTQKAMDGVYKLIDLNKDNEDKNRGIPLEKYLEVL; encoded by the coding sequence ATGAGCAAGAAACATATACTTCTTATCAATGACATTGCAGGATACGGCAAGGTGGCTACGGCTGCCATGCTTCCTATCTTGTCCTATCTCGGACATCCTGTTTATAACCTTCCCACGGCTTTGGTCTCAAACACGCTTGACTATGGCAAGTTCAATATTCTTGAGACTACCGATTACATCAAGGGCGTTTTCCCCGTATGGAAGGAGCTGGGCTTCAGCTTTGACGCCATTGCAACTGGTTTCATTGCGTCAGAACGACAGGCAAAACTGGTGGCAGACTACTGCCGTGAGCAGGCTGAACGGGGTACGACAATCTTCGTTGACCCTATCATGGGCGATGAGGGAAAGCTCTATAACGGTGTTACACCAGCAACCATCAACTCCATGCGTGAGATGATCAGCGTTGCCGACCTTACTTTCCCTAATTACACCGAGGCTTGCTACCTCACGGACAGCACGTTCAATGAGGCTGGTGTCAGCAATGAAAGGGCGAAAGCACTGCTCAACGGCTTGCGAAGCATAGGTACGAAGTCGGCATTGATAACCTCCATTCTCATTGACGGTACACCTTCTGTTGCAGGATATAACCACAAGACCGACTCCTATTTCACACTTCCTTATACGGAGATTCCTTTTCATTTCCCCGGTACGGGCGACATCTTCTCAGCCATTCTCATCGGGCATCTCCTTGATGACGACCTGTTAGTGCCAAGCACACAGAAAGCTATGGATGGCGTTTACAAACTGATTGACCTCAACAAGGATAATGAGGACAAGAACAGGGGTATCCCTTTGGAAAAGTATCTTGAGGTGCTGTAA